One stretch of Armigeres subalbatus isolate Guangzhou_Male chromosome 2, GZ_Asu_2, whole genome shotgun sequence DNA includes these proteins:
- the LOC134213791 gene encoding protein eyes shut isoform X2, whose protein sequence is MCSCAAGFVGVFCETDVAVCETGDRCHNGGECIEGPGLEFSCQCVEGYEGKFCDKETDECESSPCQNGGICIDKFASYTCACTMGFSGDNCEEEIMYCESSPCANQALCLVEESEPICYCVPDFHGERCEFQYDECQLGPYPKCVNGGTCIDGVDEYSCSCAPSFSGTNCECLVLEDSQMDCNYTAPEMTTLEYASTGVWFDSTFSTKYSFSVDTDSSMPSVTWRPGSTIESTTPTLYSNVSVTYQPDMENTSYTSVSGMPFSTKPTSIETVTIIEGMTETTAYQYATKVSTEAIEGAVTTGEISMNPDLSTSAIETGPETITTSKPEITFTTLQVDDQKTSSGTSDDGDSATTGIRDSSTTLGGVVDIATTSRASTPREVSTEPVEYTDFVDKTTEGAIHEVSVKPVDEPRTSPATAVEAGIPTSTESTDIPLVDVTLTPFFTESPGNISTSTPPVEQVTMSTSTTTSSYDTASYFPTSPVEFSSSSVTSTTTTVSSPRPTDVIITECDDKVCANGGTCSMTHGGIKCHCDFRYMGTYCDIPVSIQNAAFSRDSFLRHIIYRRNDSEFRNITLEQMLPISVRFNAKMTSREGLIMLAAAEGNEGSHYVALFLHKGLLQFQFSCGLQTMLLSEIEGPVNNGYELQIKVELNFNNRLTHCNASLHVNETLAMSGEQPTWLMNMDLNGERNSTTVPIRHSWLHLGGRPIKTMYTLSHNISRYQGFTGCIYNLEVNRKPTAVFENAEDAFRIYECTSLACLSSPCKNGAICVEEEGTTPESRYKTNIQATWSCKCAFGYMGRTCERSICDNNPCKYGGTCVTFPESGYLCLCPYGKHGHLCEHDLDILQPSFFGSIKGLSSYVAYPISFSLEDRFEFSFKIIPTTISQISLLAFVGQLDDHSERSDHFSVSFIQGFILVTWNLGSGPRRIFTQQPVHVQPSRPTSINVGRNGRLSWLSIDGKVNISGNSPGSSSKLNVSPHLFIGGHEQANFSSLPHDLPLHSGFQGCLFDIHIVAGPVHIPLQHIGGMRGRSVGQCGTKECHRHACQNNGACLQHGSTFTCICQEDWNGLLCSQKNNPCDDTNKCSAEASCFPLISGYECDCPFGKIGKRCEANLKYLSDVSFSGRRSYLALKWPAVNSDYSYLENEVRYEKIVQPSSLMSQNQSILLKSIRELDKINDVLNVNINDTGNNLLYTHTLTTRSQNYRQLKIRYLSIELQVRPLSEKGLLMFVRTFDSNEQRQGFISLSLQGGVIEYRVSSAQMQTSVVRSNHVLAIGEWHNIKIVKYGKRLSLWVEGKSTSTLGSVREEFINPNMKVYFGGLPDLSELPFDAISGFPIPFRGCIRNVNLNGTRLTLNESSIVESRNVNDCDGTPCGGDICTKGGLCWLDEYSQPHCKCPEFSKGVNCEIQESCEIVQCRNNGQCLKNGRCSCAIGWTGYYCEIATTKFSALGFNDRSYILIPSQKIKMKDKRNGESISFSPRLELQISFNISTLDDGVVFWTTDRNSRYFGVGIQNGFITVASNMVQETENPTVSTNPWKAYVADGDWHNVKIDTENGTVQVLVDGYPLFSELRIWSNAMESETDLRYTSDEASYLGGFPDENIRNRTFGKFSAAFSGCIQDIYLGNNVDTADYTTYQGANINECDV, encoded by the exons ATGTGTAGCTGTGCTGCTGGCTTCGTGGGAGTGTTCTGTGAGACAGACGTTGCCGTGTGTGAGACGGGCGATCGTTGCCACAACGGTGGTGAATGCATAGAGGGTCCGGGGCTAGAGTTTTCTTGTCAGTGCGTCGAAGGCTACGAAGGGAAGTTCTGCGATAAGGAAACAGACGAATGCGAGTCGTCTCCTTGTCAAAATGGTGGCATCTGTATCGACAAGTTCGCCAGCTACACGTGTGCCTGTACGATGGGATTCAGTGGCGATAACTGTGAAGAAGAGATCATGTACTGTGAGAGTTCTCCGTGCGCCAACCAGGCCTTATGTTTAGTGGAAGAGAGTGAACCTATATGCTACTGCGTGCCAGACTTTCACGGTGAACGATGTGAGTTTCAGTACGACGAGTGTCAACTTGGGCCGTATCCTAAATGCGTGAACGGAGGAACTTGTATAGATGGGGTAGATGAATATTCCTGCTCTTGTGCCCCTTCGTTCAGTGGAACAAATTGTGAGTGTTTAGTATTGGAGGACTCTCAAATGGATTGCAATTATACAGCTCCCGAAATGACCACATTGGAATATGCTTCGACAGGTGTTTGGTTCGATTCAACTTTCAGCACTAAGTATTCATTTAGTGTTGACACAGATTCTAGCATGCCAAGCGTAACTTGGCGTCCTGGAAGTACAATTGAATCAACTACCCCGACCTTGTACTCCAACGTATCAGTAACGTATCAACCGGATATGGAGAATACTTCATACACATCGGTAAGCGGAATGCCGTTTTCTACGAAACCTACATCAATAGAAACCGTGACTATTATTGAAGGAATGACGGAAACCACAGCTTACCAATATGCAACTAAAGTTTCGACTGAAGCTATCGAAGGGGCAGTTACAACTGGGGAGATCTCCATGAATCCAGATCTATCTACATCAGCAATAGAAACAGGGCCAGAAACGATTACAACATCTAAGCCAGAAATAACCTTCACAACTTTACAAGTTGATGATCAAAAAACATCATCTGGAACATCAGATGATGGTGATTCAGCTACGACGGGTATTAGGGATTCTTCAACAACACTTGGTGGAGTTGTAGATATAGCTACAACATCTAGGGCATCCACCCCCCGAGAAGTTTCTACAGAACCCGTGGAGTATACTGATTTCGTTGATAAGACCACTGAAGGTGCTATACACGAAGTTTCAGTAAAGCCTGTCGACGAACCCAGAACATCACCGGCCACGGCTGTAGAAGCAGGAATACCAACGTCTACAGAATCAACGGACATTCCACTCGTAGATGTTACTTTAACTCCGTTCTTTACAGAATCGCCAGGAAACATATCAACATCAACACCACCAGTTGAACAAGTAACAATGTCTACCTCTACTACAACGTCCTCCTACGATACCGCATCATACTTCCCTACCAGCCCAGTTGAATTTTCGTCTTCCTCTGTTACTTCTACAACGACAACCGTTTCATCGCCAAGACCGACCGACGTAATCATCACTGAATGTGACGACAAAGTATGTGCTAACGGAGGAACCTGTTCAATGACCCATGGTGGAATCAAGTGCCATTGTGATTTCCGCTATATGGGAACGTACTGCGACATTCCTGTCAGCATTCAAAATGCTGCATTCTCGAGAGACTCGTTTCTGAGACATATCATTTACCGGCGAAACGACAGTGAATTTCGAAATATCACTCTCGAGCAAATGCTACCAATAAGTGTCAGATTCAATGCGAAGATGACTTCCCGGGAAGGGTTGATCATGCTTGCTGCAGCCGAAGGGAATGAAGGCAGTCATTATGTGGCACTATTTCTTCATAAAGGGCTGCTACAGTTTCAGTTTTCTTGTGGACTTCAGACAATGCTGTTGAGTGAAATTGAAGGACCAGTCAACAATGGATATGAGCTACAGATCAAAGTGGA ATTGAACTTCAACAATCGTCTAACGCACTGCAATGCGTCTCTTCATGTAAACGAAACGCTTGCCATGAGTGGAGAACAACCAACATGGCTTATGAATATGGATCTTAATGGAGAAAGAAACAGTACAACAGTTCCTATCAGACACAGCTGGTTGCATTTAGGTGGACGACCAATCAAGACCATGTATACGTTGAGTCATAACATCTCCCGGTATCAAGGATTTACGGGATGCATTTACAATTTGGAAGTGAACCGCAAACCGACTGCAGTTTTTGA aAACGCCGAAGATGCCTTCAGGATCTATGAGTGTACTTCACTGGCGTGCCTGTCCAGCCCTTGCAAAAACGGGGCCATCTGTGTAGAAGAGGAAGGCACTACCCCGGAAAGTCGATATAAAACTAACATTCAAGCTACCTGGAGCTGCAAATGCGCATTCGGTTACATGGGAAGAACATGTGAACGTTCAATATGTGACAACAATCCCTGCAAGTATGGAGGAACGTGCGTAACCTTTCCGGAAAGTGGTTATCTCTGCCTATGTCCTTATGGTAAGCACGGCCACTTGTGCGAACACGATCTGGACATTCTGCAGCCATCATTTTTCGGCAGTATCAAGGGTCTCTCGTCGTACGTAGCATATCCAATTTCGTTTTCGTTGGAGGATCGCTTCGAGTTCAGTTTCAAAATTATTCCAACAACGATATCGCAAATATCGTTACTTGCGTTTGTTGGGCAATTAGATGATCACTCAGAGAGAAGTGACCACTTTTCCGTTAGCTTCATTCAAG GGTTTATTCTGGTCACGTGGAATTTGGGTAGCGGTCCCCGTCGAATCTTCACACAGCAGCCAGTGCATGTTCAACCCTCGCGCCCTACTTCTATCAACGTTGGCAGAAATGGACGGCTATCATGGTTGTCGATTGACGGGAAGGTTAACATttccgggaattctccgggaagCAGTAGCAAACTAAATGTGTCACCTCATTTATTCATCGGAGGTCACGAACAGGCGAATTTTTCAAGCCTACCTCACGACCTACCACTACATTCTGGATTTCAAGGATGCCTGTTCGACATTCACATAGTAGCTGGGCCTGTACATATCCCATTACAGCACATCGGAGGTATGCGTGGTCGAAGTGTTGGACAATGTGGAACTAAGGAATGCCATCGACACGCGTGTCAAAACAACGGTGCTTGTCTGCAGCACGGATCCACATTCACGTGCATCTGTCAGGAAGATTGGAATGGCTTATTATGCTCACAAAAAAATAATCCTTGTGATGATACTAACAAGTGTTCCGCAGAAGCAAGTTGCTTCCCACTAATATCAGGCTATGAGTGCGACTGTCCATTTGGAAAGATCGGAAAACGCTGTGAGGCCAATCTCAAATATCTCAGCGATGTATCCTTTTCTGGGAGACGATCTTACCTTGCTCTCAAATGGCCTGCAGTCAACAGTGACTACTCCTACCTAGAGAATGAAGTTCGGTATGAGAAGATAGTTCAACCTTCGAGTTTAATGTCTCAGAATCAATCCATTCTGTTGAAGTCTATAAGAGAACTTGACAAAATAAATGACGTCCTGAACGTCAACATTAACGACACGGGTAACAACCTTTTATACACCCACACCTTAACAACTCGATCGCAGAACTATCGTCAGCTGAAGATTCGTTACCTCTCGATTGAACTGCAGGTACGGCCTCTTTCAGAAAAGGGATTACTTATGTTCGTGAGAACATTCGACTCGAACGAACAAAGGCAAGGCTTCATCAGTCTCTCTCTACAAGGCGGTGTAATCGAGTACAGGGTATCGTCGGCCCAAATGCAGACTTCAGTCGTCCGAAGTAATCATGTTCTGGCAATTGGAGAATGGCACAATATCAAAATCGTCAAGTACGGTAAACGGCTGAGCCTATGGGTTGAAGGTAAGAGCACATCTACGCTTGGATCGGTCCGTGAAGAATTCATCAACCCAAACATGAAAGTGTACTTCGGAGGACTGCCAGACTTATCCGAACTACCCTTTgacgccatctccggatttccaattccattccgaGGTTGCATCAGAAACGTCAACCTGAATGGCACTCGACTCACACTGAACGAAAGCAGTATCGTAGAATCAAGAAACGTTAACGACTGCGACGGTACACCCTGCGGAGGCGATATCTGCACGAAAGGTGGTCTCTGTTGGCTGGACGAGTATTCGCAGCCACATTGCAAATGCCCAGAATTCTCCAAGGGAGTAAACTGTGAAATTCAAGAATCTTGTGAAATAGTGCAGTGTCGTAACAATGGACAATGTCTGAAAAATGGGCGTTGTAGTTGTGCGATAGGATGGACGGGGTATTACTGTGAAATAGCGACAACGAAATTTTCTGCCTTAGGATTCAACGATCGAAGCTACATTCTGATACCTTCGCAAAAGATTAAAATGAAGGACAAAAGAAACGGTGAATCGATCAGCTTTAGTCCTCGATTAGAACTACAGATATCGTTCAACATTTCCACACTTGATGATGGTGTTGTATTCTGGACCACCGATCGGAACTCCAGATACTTTGGAGTTGGTATTCAGAACGGATTCATTACTGTCGCTAGCAACATGGTACAGGAAACAGAGAATCCAACTGTCTCGACGAATCCTTGGAAGGCTTATGTTGCTGACGGAGACTGGCACAACGTGAAGATAGATACTGAAAATGGAACCGTACAAGTCCTGGTGGACGGTTATCCACTATTTAGTGAATTGAGAATATGGTCGAATGCGATGGAATCTGAAACAGATCTCAGATACACCTCTGATGAAGCATCATATCTGG gTGGATTTCCCGACGAAAATATACGAAATCGAACGTTTGGAAAATTTTCGGCCGCTTTTAGTGGATGCATACAGGATATCTATCTGGGGAATAATGTTGATACAGCTGATTACACGACGTATCAAGGGGCAAATATCAACGAGTGTGATGTTTAG
- the LOC134213791 gene encoding protein eyes shut isoform X1 — translation MGHSEVIYCSTKKCTNSNPKWTWNCMPIRIRTNLFLLLIGIASVSVLNQTEAGFACLSNPCIFGVCIDDLNSTYSCYCIDGYTGIHCQTNWDECWSNPCRNGGTCIDGIASYNCTCRDGFIGTNCEENFNECLSNPCQNGGSCYDQDNAFMCSCAAGFVGVFCETDVAVCETGDRCHNGGECIEGPGLEFSCQCVEGYEGKFCDKETDECESSPCQNGGICIDKFASYTCACTMGFSGDNCEEEIMYCESSPCANQALCLVEESEPICYCVPDFHGERCEFQYDECQLGPYPKCVNGGTCIDGVDEYSCSCAPSFSGTNCECLVLEDSQMDCNYTAPEMTTLEYASTGVWFDSTFSTKYSFSVDTDSSMPSVTWRPGSTIESTTPTLYSNVSVTYQPDMENTSYTSVSGMPFSTKPTSIETVTIIEGMTETTAYQYATKVSTEAIEGAVTTGEISMNPDLSTSAIETGPETITTSKPEITFTTLQVDDQKTSSGTSDDGDSATTGIRDSSTTLGGVVDIATTSRASTPREVSTEPVEYTDFVDKTTEGAIHEVSVKPVDEPRTSPATAVEAGIPTSTESTDIPLVDVTLTPFFTESPGNISTSTPPVEQVTMSTSTTTSSYDTASYFPTSPVEFSSSSVTSTTTTVSSPRPTDVIITECDDKVCANGGTCSMTHGGIKCHCDFRYMGTYCDIPVSIQNAAFSRDSFLRHIIYRRNDSEFRNITLEQMLPISVRFNAKMTSREGLIMLAAAEGNEGSHYVALFLHKGLLQFQFSCGLQTMLLSEIEGPVNNGYELQIKVELNFNNRLTHCNASLHVNETLAMSGEQPTWLMNMDLNGERNSTTVPIRHSWLHLGGRPIKTMYTLSHNISRYQGFTGCIYNLEVNRKPTAVFENAEDAFRIYECTSLACLSSPCKNGAICVEEEGTTPESRYKTNIQATWSCKCAFGYMGRTCERSICDNNPCKYGGTCVTFPESGYLCLCPYGKHGHLCEHDLDILQPSFFGSIKGLSSYVAYPISFSLEDRFEFSFKIIPTTISQISLLAFVGQLDDHSERSDHFSVSFIQGFILVTWNLGSGPRRIFTQQPVHVQPSRPTSINVGRNGRLSWLSIDGKVNISGNSPGSSSKLNVSPHLFIGGHEQANFSSLPHDLPLHSGFQGCLFDIHIVAGPVHIPLQHIGGMRGRSVGQCGTKECHRHACQNNGACLQHGSTFTCICQEDWNGLLCSQKNNPCDDTNKCSAEASCFPLISGYECDCPFGKIGKRCEANLKYLSDVSFSGRRSYLALKWPAVNSDYSYLENEVRYEKIVQPSSLMSQNQSILLKSIRELDKINDVLNVNINDTGNNLLYTHTLTTRSQNYRQLKIRYLSIELQVRPLSEKGLLMFVRTFDSNEQRQGFISLSLQGGVIEYRVSSAQMQTSVVRSNHVLAIGEWHNIKIVKYGKRLSLWVEGKSTSTLGSVREEFINPNMKVYFGGLPDLSELPFDAISGFPIPFRGCIRNVNLNGTRLTLNESSIVESRNVNDCDGTPCGGDICTKGGLCWLDEYSQPHCKCPEFSKGVNCEIQESCEIVQCRNNGQCLKNGRCSCAIGWTGYYCEIATTKFSALGFNDRSYILIPSQKIKMKDKRNGESISFSPRLELQISFNISTLDDGVVFWTTDRNSRYFGVGIQNGFITVASNMVQETENPTVSTNPWKAYVADGDWHNVKIDTENGTVQVLVDGYPLFSELRIWSNAMESETDLRYTSDEASYLGGFPDENIRNRTFGKFSAAFSGCIQDIYLGNNVDTADYTTYQGANINECDV, via the exons ATGGGTCATTCAGAAGTGATATATTGCTCAACGAAGAAATGTACAAATAGTAATCCGAAATGGACGTGGAATTGTATGCCGATACGGATACGTACGAATTTGTTCCTACTGCTGATTGGAATAGCTTCCGTTTCGGTCTTGAACCAAACCGAGGCCGGATTCGCCTGTCTAAGCAACCCGTGTATCTTCGGTGTGTGCATCGATGATTTGAATAG CACATATTCCTGTTACTGTATAGATGGCTATACCGGAATACACTGCCAAACTAACTGGGACGAATGTTGGTCAAACCCTTGCCGCAACGGGGGCACGTGTATAGATGGAATTGCATCCTACAACTGCACGTGTCGAGACGGATTTATAG GAACCAACTGTGAAGAGAACTTCAACGAATGCCTTTCGAACCCGTGCCAGAACGGAGGAAGCTGCTATGATCAGGATAATGCATTCATGTGTAGCTGTGCTGCTGGCTTCGTGGGAGTGTTCTGTGAGACAGACGTTGCCGTGTGTGAGACGGGCGATCGTTGCCACAACGGTGGTGAATGCATAGAGGGTCCGGGGCTAGAGTTTTCTTGTCAGTGCGTCGAAGGCTACGAAGGGAAGTTCTGCGATAAGGAAACAGACGAATGCGAGTCGTCTCCTTGTCAAAATGGTGGCATCTGTATCGACAAGTTCGCCAGCTACACGTGTGCCTGTACGATGGGATTCAGTGGCGATAACTGTGAAGAAGAGATCATGTACTGTGAGAGTTCTCCGTGCGCCAACCAGGCCTTATGTTTAGTGGAAGAGAGTGAACCTATATGCTACTGCGTGCCAGACTTTCACGGTGAACGATGTGAGTTTCAGTACGACGAGTGTCAACTTGGGCCGTATCCTAAATGCGTGAACGGAGGAACTTGTATAGATGGGGTAGATGAATATTCCTGCTCTTGTGCCCCTTCGTTCAGTGGAACAAATTGTGAGTGTTTAGTATTGGAGGACTCTCAAATGGATTGCAATTATACAGCTCCCGAAATGACCACATTGGAATATGCTTCGACAGGTGTTTGGTTCGATTCAACTTTCAGCACTAAGTATTCATTTAGTGTTGACACAGATTCTAGCATGCCAAGCGTAACTTGGCGTCCTGGAAGTACAATTGAATCAACTACCCCGACCTTGTACTCCAACGTATCAGTAACGTATCAACCGGATATGGAGAATACTTCATACACATCGGTAAGCGGAATGCCGTTTTCTACGAAACCTACATCAATAGAAACCGTGACTATTATTGAAGGAATGACGGAAACCACAGCTTACCAATATGCAACTAAAGTTTCGACTGAAGCTATCGAAGGGGCAGTTACAACTGGGGAGATCTCCATGAATCCAGATCTATCTACATCAGCAATAGAAACAGGGCCAGAAACGATTACAACATCTAAGCCAGAAATAACCTTCACAACTTTACAAGTTGATGATCAAAAAACATCATCTGGAACATCAGATGATGGTGATTCAGCTACGACGGGTATTAGGGATTCTTCAACAACACTTGGTGGAGTTGTAGATATAGCTACAACATCTAGGGCATCCACCCCCCGAGAAGTTTCTACAGAACCCGTGGAGTATACTGATTTCGTTGATAAGACCACTGAAGGTGCTATACACGAAGTTTCAGTAAAGCCTGTCGACGAACCCAGAACATCACCGGCCACGGCTGTAGAAGCAGGAATACCAACGTCTACAGAATCAACGGACATTCCACTCGTAGATGTTACTTTAACTCCGTTCTTTACAGAATCGCCAGGAAACATATCAACATCAACACCACCAGTTGAACAAGTAACAATGTCTACCTCTACTACAACGTCCTCCTACGATACCGCATCATACTTCCCTACCAGCCCAGTTGAATTTTCGTCTTCCTCTGTTACTTCTACAACGACAACCGTTTCATCGCCAAGACCGACCGACGTAATCATCACTGAATGTGACGACAAAGTATGTGCTAACGGAGGAACCTGTTCAATGACCCATGGTGGAATCAAGTGCCATTGTGATTTCCGCTATATGGGAACGTACTGCGACATTCCTGTCAGCATTCAAAATGCTGCATTCTCGAGAGACTCGTTTCTGAGACATATCATTTACCGGCGAAACGACAGTGAATTTCGAAATATCACTCTCGAGCAAATGCTACCAATAAGTGTCAGATTCAATGCGAAGATGACTTCCCGGGAAGGGTTGATCATGCTTGCTGCAGCCGAAGGGAATGAAGGCAGTCATTATGTGGCACTATTTCTTCATAAAGGGCTGCTACAGTTTCAGTTTTCTTGTGGACTTCAGACAATGCTGTTGAGTGAAATTGAAGGACCAGTCAACAATGGATATGAGCTACAGATCAAAGTGGA ATTGAACTTCAACAATCGTCTAACGCACTGCAATGCGTCTCTTCATGTAAACGAAACGCTTGCCATGAGTGGAGAACAACCAACATGGCTTATGAATATGGATCTTAATGGAGAAAGAAACAGTACAACAGTTCCTATCAGACACAGCTGGTTGCATTTAGGTGGACGACCAATCAAGACCATGTATACGTTGAGTCATAACATCTCCCGGTATCAAGGATTTACGGGATGCATTTACAATTTGGAAGTGAACCGCAAACCGACTGCAGTTTTTGA aAACGCCGAAGATGCCTTCAGGATCTATGAGTGTACTTCACTGGCGTGCCTGTCCAGCCCTTGCAAAAACGGGGCCATCTGTGTAGAAGAGGAAGGCACTACCCCGGAAAGTCGATATAAAACTAACATTCAAGCTACCTGGAGCTGCAAATGCGCATTCGGTTACATGGGAAGAACATGTGAACGTTCAATATGTGACAACAATCCCTGCAAGTATGGAGGAACGTGCGTAACCTTTCCGGAAAGTGGTTATCTCTGCCTATGTCCTTATGGTAAGCACGGCCACTTGTGCGAACACGATCTGGACATTCTGCAGCCATCATTTTTCGGCAGTATCAAGGGTCTCTCGTCGTACGTAGCATATCCAATTTCGTTTTCGTTGGAGGATCGCTTCGAGTTCAGTTTCAAAATTATTCCAACAACGATATCGCAAATATCGTTACTTGCGTTTGTTGGGCAATTAGATGATCACTCAGAGAGAAGTGACCACTTTTCCGTTAGCTTCATTCAAG GGTTTATTCTGGTCACGTGGAATTTGGGTAGCGGTCCCCGTCGAATCTTCACACAGCAGCCAGTGCATGTTCAACCCTCGCGCCCTACTTCTATCAACGTTGGCAGAAATGGACGGCTATCATGGTTGTCGATTGACGGGAAGGTTAACATttccgggaattctccgggaagCAGTAGCAAACTAAATGTGTCACCTCATTTATTCATCGGAGGTCACGAACAGGCGAATTTTTCAAGCCTACCTCACGACCTACCACTACATTCTGGATTTCAAGGATGCCTGTTCGACATTCACATAGTAGCTGGGCCTGTACATATCCCATTACAGCACATCGGAGGTATGCGTGGTCGAAGTGTTGGACAATGTGGAACTAAGGAATGCCATCGACACGCGTGTCAAAACAACGGTGCTTGTCTGCAGCACGGATCCACATTCACGTGCATCTGTCAGGAAGATTGGAATGGCTTATTATGCTCACAAAAAAATAATCCTTGTGATGATACTAACAAGTGTTCCGCAGAAGCAAGTTGCTTCCCACTAATATCAGGCTATGAGTGCGACTGTCCATTTGGAAAGATCGGAAAACGCTGTGAGGCCAATCTCAAATATCTCAGCGATGTATCCTTTTCTGGGAGACGATCTTACCTTGCTCTCAAATGGCCTGCAGTCAACAGTGACTACTCCTACCTAGAGAATGAAGTTCGGTATGAGAAGATAGTTCAACCTTCGAGTTTAATGTCTCAGAATCAATCCATTCTGTTGAAGTCTATAAGAGAACTTGACAAAATAAATGACGTCCTGAACGTCAACATTAACGACACGGGTAACAACCTTTTATACACCCACACCTTAACAACTCGATCGCAGAACTATCGTCAGCTGAAGATTCGTTACCTCTCGATTGAACTGCAGGTACGGCCTCTTTCAGAAAAGGGATTACTTATGTTCGTGAGAACATTCGACTCGAACGAACAAAGGCAAGGCTTCATCAGTCTCTCTCTACAAGGCGGTGTAATCGAGTACAGGGTATCGTCGGCCCAAATGCAGACTTCAGTCGTCCGAAGTAATCATGTTCTGGCAATTGGAGAATGGCACAATATCAAAATCGTCAAGTACGGTAAACGGCTGAGCCTATGGGTTGAAGGTAAGAGCACATCTACGCTTGGATCGGTCCGTGAAGAATTCATCAACCCAAACATGAAAGTGTACTTCGGAGGACTGCCAGACTTATCCGAACTACCCTTTgacgccatctccggatttccaattccattccgaGGTTGCATCAGAAACGTCAACCTGAATGGCACTCGACTCACACTGAACGAAAGCAGTATCGTAGAATCAAGAAACGTTAACGACTGCGACGGTACACCCTGCGGAGGCGATATCTGCACGAAAGGTGGTCTCTGTTGGCTGGACGAGTATTCGCAGCCACATTGCAAATGCCCAGAATTCTCCAAGGGAGTAAACTGTGAAATTCAAGAATCTTGTGAAATAGTGCAGTGTCGTAACAATGGACAATGTCTGAAAAATGGGCGTTGTAGTTGTGCGATAGGATGGACGGGGTATTACTGTGAAATAGCGACAACGAAATTTTCTGCCTTAGGATTCAACGATCGAAGCTACATTCTGATACCTTCGCAAAAGATTAAAATGAAGGACAAAAGAAACGGTGAATCGATCAGCTTTAGTCCTCGATTAGAACTACAGATATCGTTCAACATTTCCACACTTGATGATGGTGTTGTATTCTGGACCACCGATCGGAACTCCAGATACTTTGGAGTTGGTATTCAGAACGGATTCATTACTGTCGCTAGCAACATGGTACAGGAAACAGAGAATCCAACTGTCTCGACGAATCCTTGGAAGGCTTATGTTGCTGACGGAGACTGGCACAACGTGAAGATAGATACTGAAAATGGAACCGTACAAGTCCTGGTGGACGGTTATCCACTATTTAGTGAATTGAGAATATGGTCGAATGCGATGGAATCTGAAACAGATCTCAGATACACCTCTGATGAAGCATCATATCTGG gTGGATTTCCCGACGAAAATATACGAAATCGAACGTTTGGAAAATTTTCGGCCGCTTTTAGTGGATGCATACAGGATATCTATCTGGGGAATAATGTTGATACAGCTGATTACACGACGTATCAAGGGGCAAATATCAACGAGTGTGATGTTTAG